The Pseudochaenichthys georgianus chromosome 24, fPseGeo1.2, whole genome shotgun sequence genome includes a region encoding these proteins:
- the LOC117439869 gene encoding terminal nucleotidyltransferase 5A-like, with the protein MNESVDSVDSCSDGESINLSVLNWEQVQRLDTILTSSIPIHGRWSFPTLEVKPRDIVKVVRSRMEEKRIHVREVRLNGSAASYVLHEDSGLGWKDLDLIFCADLKSEMEFQIVKDIVLDSLLDFLPEGVNKEKITPVTLKEAYVQKMVKVCNDSDRWSLISLSNNRGKNVELKFVDSLRRQFEFSVDSFQIRLDSLLLFYECSEHPMAATFHPTILGESVYGDFPTALDHLRKRLICTRSPEEIRGGGLLKYCHLLVRGFRAASEPEMKLLQRYMCSRFFIDFPDVSEQRRKLESYLQNHFVDLEDRKYDYLATLYEVVQESTVCLMGHERRQTLSLISSLALRVLAEQNAIPNAANVTCFYQPAPYVSDGNFSNYYVAQVQPMYHCPPSPSHRYIPPQHYPMYATWLPCN; encoded by the exons ATGAACGAAAGTGTTGATAGTGTTGACAGCTGTTCGGACGGAGAGAGCATCAACCTCAGTGTGCTCAATTGGGAGCAAGTGCAGCGGCTGGACACCATCCTCACCAGCTCCATCCCCATCCACGGCCGCTGGAGCTTCCCTACTCTGGAGGTGAAGCCCCGGGATATCGTCAAGGTGGTCCGGAGCCGCATGGAGGAGAAGCGGATCCATGTCCGGGAGGTGCGGCTGAACGGTTCTGCGGCTAGCTACGTCTTGCACGAGGACAGCGGTCTGGGCTGGAAAGATTTGGACTTAATATTCTGCGCTGACCTGAAATCAGAGATGGAGTTTCAGATAGTGAAAGATATTGTGCTGGACTCTCTTCTGGACTTCCTGCCCGAGGGGGTGAATAAAGAAAAGATCACACCAGTGACTTTAAAG GAGGCCTATGTGCAAAAGATGGTGAAAGTGTGCAATGACTCGGACCGCTGGAGTCTCATCTCCCTCTCTAACAACCGTGGAAAGAACGTGGAGCTCAAATTTGTGGACTCTCTTCGACGGCAGTTTGAGTTCAGCGTAGACTCCTTCCAGATCCGCCTGGACTCACTTCTCCTTTTCTACGAGTGCTCGGAGCACCCCATGGCTGCCACTTTCCACCCTACAATCCTCGGGGAGAGCGTCTACGGCGACTTCCCCACCGCCCTCGACCACCTGCGCAAGCGCCTCATCTGCACCAGGAGCCCAGAGGAGATTCGCGGTGGGGGTCTGCTGAAGTACTGCCACTTGCTGGTGCGGGGTTTCCGCGCAGCCTCTGAACCTGAGATGAAACTGCTGCAGCGCTACATGTGCTCGCGCTTCTTCATAGACTTTCCCGATGTCAGCGAGCAAAGAAGGAAGCTGGAGTCCTATCTGCAGAACCACTTTGTGGACCTGGAGGACAGGAAGTACGACTATCTGGCCACGCTGTACGAAGTGGTGCAGGAGAGCACGGTGTGTCTGATGGGCCATGAGAGGCGCCAGACGCTCAGCCTAATATCGTCGCTGGCGTTGCGCGTCCTGGCCGAGCAGAACGCCATCCCAAACGCCGCCAACGTCACCTGCTTCTACCAGCCGGCTCCTTATGTGTCAGACGGCAACTTCAGCAACTATTACGTAGCGCAGGTTCAGCCCATGTACCACTGTCCTCCCTCGCCTTCCCACCGGTACATTCCTCCTCAGCACTATCCCATGTACGCCACCTGGTTGCCATGTAACTAA